Genomic segment of Apostichopus japonicus isolate 1M-3 chromosome 8, ASM3797524v1, whole genome shotgun sequence:
ATTAATTGTATCGTTGAGATCAGAAACGGTTTGTCTCCAACACGGTCCATCATGAGCCAGGACGAGGCACAGGGGGACCCTGCCTGACCCCCCGGTGCACACTACTGGACCCCTCCCCCGATGTGAGGCACCATTAAGTATACAAAAGCTTTGTTACAGGACACGGATATAGTGCCACCTTAAATTATCGGTGCCCCGCTCCTCAGGTTGTTGTTACCGCCCATCCTACTCAGAATTCCTGGCTAGGGGTCTGTCTCTTACCCCTCTCTTACCCCCATCTATCCTAGCTAGTCCATCTAACTCCCTTCAGTTGATCTCAATCATTACACCCTGCATGTATATTGTATCCTCTGTCATATGTTTTGATTTGAAGACTCCTATTAATCGTTTCGAAATGACGGTAGGCATTTAAGACAATCCTAGTCTATAGTGATACCAATATAACGTCGCTTCAATTCTCTGATCAGTCAAATACGGTAAAGGGATGCGTAGAGAGCATTTATACACAGACGGCTGTCCATGATAACTGCATAAactgtatatgtatacactTTATCACAGTATATAATCACAacactatcatcatcattattatcatcatgatGTCTCGTGGTAGAAGAGTGTCAACTTTTACGTTggatttaaattatttaagttcactttggcCATCTGAGAGTAAATTTCTTGTCCGTTCGGGGGACGGACCACCAATCAATTTAGAAAAGACATCTCGTAATGAAGATGATGAAGGAATTAGGTAAGTTTCGTTTTGGGACTAACTATGTTATCTTGATGGTTCATTGTGTATAGAGAATTTGACTGCATAATAgttcaatataaatataccgTCTGAAATGAAGACTTTACTTATATACATGTGTTGGCGGGATGGATCTCAATGGTATTCTTTCGGTATGTGAGACTGCATGTGTTCAATCTGGTATGGTTGAATATATGATAATTGTATAGACAAAGCTACGTGTGTGGCATGCTAATAACCATGGTATAGGATTTGTTAACAGTTCTCAGTATACTAATAACTGTAATATCTTGATTAGGCTATATACAATaaagatatttaaatttattgtgTATGGAAACTTccctgttaaaaaaaaaactaaacgtTTCGTTTtagttattatcattattaatatttacaagGAGCCCCAAGTAGGGTAATTGATTCctctggaatttttttgcaaGTATGCACAAAGGGAAAGGAACAGTAAATCTGCATGAGTGATTTAAGTGTGATTAAGAAAAATAACCTTTAAGTTGAATTATCTAAATGCAATAttagttattatatatatttcaagttaCTTTATGACTGGTCATTATATTTGTGTTTTGACCTACGCCGTATGCTCGTTTATGCTGACAATGCCCAGTTACGTCTTTAGAAATTGGGGGTACCTATAGACACTGTGGAGGTAGTTGGAAGATCCCCCCTTCTCCCCGCCCTCCCAAACACCCACACAAGCACGTGCATTTGTATCACCATTGGATCGGTGCATGGGAGGATTTCTCGTAACAGTTTCACTGAGGTCAGTCATATATATCCTGATAGAGATATCTTTTAGAGAGTCTGAAAGGTTGAGTAGCTTCAAGAAATTCACCCAACATAGAACCATGCAAGCACTTTAAAGAATATTCCGGGGGCAATGTGTCATTTGTacgaaacaaaataaattattgttCTTTAAGTAAGTACCCCGTGTTTTTATCATGTCCCTAACTCAAAATATGGTAATTATTTGGTAATTGTATGGTTAAAATATTGGGTGAATGAATGCAACCGATGTTGACTggctccccccaccccccgattCTTCCGTGACGTGGAGCACTGTATAAAGGTGGTCTGTGAAGCCGCTATAACGGCAAAAGTTCTTCAAAAAACTTTACATATACTATAGTATTGTTGTTAGTTTATCCTTGAAAAACTAATAATTTCGGAGAGTCTGCTcggttgtgttttttttaatacccaAACGCgcagaaatatttatataggttTACGAAGCACTCAACGATTTAGCACTTAAATATTCTTTTAAATTTAAGCGGAAAGCTGACTGTTGCCTTTGAAGTTCTAGGAAAATGATGATAAATATAATTCAGGCGAGTAAGTGAGATCGGTTTTTCCCTTGAGCTAGAAGAAACTATATACATCTGTGGTAGAGGTCTTTGTATACTTTCTGTGCTCTTCTATCGGGAggaggcatatatatatatatatatatatatatatatatatatatatatatatatataaatatatatatatatataaatatatatatatatatatatatatatatatatatatataaatatatatatatatatatatatatatatatatatatatatatatatatatatattataataataataataataataataataataatcagcagcaGTTATGTTTACGACGCTTAAAAGcgagggcttatggattacaacttacacgtcgggtgacATCCAATTCCATATTTAAACTCAaagttggaatcttttcaagtttAGAAAAGTCattttcagatgggaaaaccgtacattgctcttggatgaaaaacccaccttattATGACCCGGCCGGGCATCGatcccggaacctcccgattgctacgCCTCATTGCTACAAATGCCACCgcttttatccactcggccacagcactggCTTTGGCGTATGACTAATGAACTATAGTGTCAAAAACCCCGAGTCCTGTATCCTGTACTACCAATAATGCATTTGATTTCAAATGGCATACATACCTGAGCTTACGATTTTCAATAATTAAATcggcaaagaaaaatatatgccAAATGATGTATTGTAAATTATAGCAACATACTGGTCACGGTTTTAAGAAGTTGTGTCAAACTTCGTTAAAATATATTGACTGTGTATAATTAATTTTGAGTTAACCtaacttataataataaatataaatttgtttatatatctTCCTATACATCGCGGTCCGTAAAACTTGCATTGTTTACCTCATAGACGCGTTCTTCTTTCTGCAGGTAGTAAATGACATGTTGATGTATTTTTAGATATTACATCATTCAATATAacctgtactatatatatatagattctaTAAACATTAATGTAGACGTGACGGAATTACATACCTTAAACTTGTATTCAGTGAAACTCACATGGACAGAATAATGTTATACTGTGACTGCGAGACGCATGTCTGGgtaaaacaacaaaagaacAGAATTCTGATGGTATATCTGCATCTGGTTTTTCTGCCTCCTCAATCGCAGTATACTTTATCTTTTAGATACGTTATTTCGACAATTATCTGCGTTAATTCGGTCAGAACTCTAAATGCAAATGTCTGGATCGAGACAGTGTTGTAATCAAGGAGAAGTTTCCCGCTATTTGACATCGCGCTTACGTTGAAATTTGCAGTATGATTAAGGATTCCGGAGAAGAAAACTTTACTACATATAAATCAATTTGATGTCCTCTTGTTAAATATTGGCAGTGTCTTTCGTCCGGCTTGTCTATGGAATTTTTGACGGTCGATTAGGTGGTCACACAACTCGACATTCGCAGGATGTCAACTTCTTTTGCACccaaatatttcagaaaatcaaataatggcATGGGGATTGGGGATGCAGGAACCCTTTCCACCAATACCCTACGATTCAGCCATGACGTCATAAATGCCGCTAATACTCAAACTTTAAATAGGTCCTTTCTTCTATCACCATGAAAGCACGTTGCGTTGTGAGACATTCAGTGATCTTGGTATTCTACAACACGCTTCAATGCTTGGGATAATTTCAAGGATCAGTATACtccaagaaagtttttttttttttgtggtagaTATACTGGCGACCTCAACTACCATAAGTATCGGATATGGAATGAGAAAATATAGAGCAAactatttgttatttgtttttattattattgttttttttatgcgTAAAACCAACTTTTAGTTGCCATATAACAAACTGAATATTTCACGAGAATTATTGCTCACccgaccccccacccccctcgaGTCTTCCAGCTCCTGAAAGTCATTATTATCGTTCTCGTCATAAAAAAGATTATTTGCGTTCCCAGCTATCCCTGAAAATAAGGTCGTCCAAATTGATATCCGAATGAGGCGACAATTTGGCCTACTCAGGTTAATGTATGGAAAAGTGGCAAGTCTGAATATGAATGGCGCCATCTACTTCTTCTGGTCTTCCAATGAAATAGAAATAGTGATGCTGATTGTCCAAAAtcgtgtatgtatatatatatatatatatatatatatatacggatcTGCACCGGTCGTAATATTTTCTTTCGCCTGTATTGGTTCAAGAGTGTAAATTATATGTAAACAGTATTCATTGTTGATGGAAGTTATGCCGTCGTATTATTGAATACGAATTAATTGTTTCATATTAAATTTTCGATCTTTATTCGTTGCTATCTCTGTGTTAACTCTCAGCTCGCAAGCTACCGCTGGGGCCGGGCCAATATGCTCCTAACTAACTATCTAACCCTGTTCATCAACGCACGCCCCCGTCACCGCCACTGCAGTGGCAACCATTGTGATTTTTTGTCTTAAATTTTCCGTACACTGACAAtgctctttttttattttatgtttattttcagtggctatgATCCCTGCGAGACAGTGAGACTCAGTGCCGATAGAGGATATCTTCTCTGGGTCAAACCAAGAGGAACAGTAcaagttaaatttaaatatggAAGAACTGGAGACGATTTCAAGTAAGCTACTCCTAACCACTctctgaaagaaaacaaaaaacacactATTCTTTACATCTCATGATAGAAAGAATCAATGAACACACGAAGGTTTCTATTAACAATTTTCCGTGTTTTGTTATATCTCATTTGTAAACATGAAATTTAATGATCCATTAAGTCCTAAACTTTGTGAGCGAATAAGTATATACCACATAGTTGATTGTCTGTTGACAAGCCAATTGTCGGTTACACCTCATACTGAATAGAACGTTAGGTATATACGTTACCCATTTATACTCCCAATAAATGGTACGTGGAGACTTCCGTACATTGAGTACTGCGAAGATTAACACTGTTCAGTTTCCATGGCAGGACTTCCTATACCACATGTCTCAAAATGAGTAACTCTCACTTTTCAACGATTTAAATTAACCCAATCGTATTTGTCAACTTTTACAAATACTTTTTACACAAACCTCGTATGTAACTTTCAATTCATGGGAGGAAGAgcgccgggggggggggggggggaacattcACAGAAGGAGAATCTTTACCCATGCATCATACCAGAAAAGGAACAGAATCATCCGTTTTTCCACAATGCTCACAAATTGAAGTTTGAAAAGCAAATTTACAATTGGTCGAGAGGAATTTGTTGCGTGACcctctccccccttcccctcccgcCGTCTCCCCTTAGCCCTACATGGTTCGTTCTAAGACAAAAAGCTACGAATGAGGTCAGAAAAGATAACAATCTTAGATATAGTAAGCTGTATGAGACCTTTCATTGCATCCATGATTACATCAACAGTTGAGCGTTTGTCGTttcactttttcatttttcattttgttttcgttttctggaAAGCTTAAAGAAAAGTTGGGTTAGATTGGAATTTGGGTTATTTAGCCATCGACTTTCTGCATAAACCATGTGGTTTGCTGGTGATGCTAGTTAGAAGCTCTGGTACCTTGCATACAGTGTCACCAGGAATCACATGGATCTAGGGAATATACGAATCTAG
This window contains:
- the LOC139970603 gene encoding uncharacterized protein isoform X1, with the translated sequence MMSRGRRVSTFTLDLNYLSSLWPSESKFLVRSGDGPPINLEKTSRNEDDEGISGYDPCETVRLSADRGYLLWVKPRGTVQVKFKYGRTGDDFKCFVNPEHKGVKVYEMKTVGKELIIDGAVPYEESTNPHYMKKSAVRPRENNFQFQSRNGELNLQLEAIKDTQDGNTLPAFKLNYVLTL